TATTATGTATTAGACAAGCCAGAAATCTCGGACTATGATTTTGATCAAAAATTAAAACAGTTACAGGATTTAGAGACAGAAAACCCTGAGTTTTATGATGCAAATTCGCCAACGTTGAGAGTTGGTGGGCAAGTCACTAAAAACTTCGATACAACTACCCATGACTATCGTATGTATTCTCTAGACAATTCTTATTCTAAAGAAGATTTAGAAGATTGGGAAAAACGTATTATGAAGATGGTAGATGGAGATGTGCATTATACTTGTGAGTTAAAATATGATGGCGCTTCAATAAGTTTAACTTATGAGGATGGAGAGCTTATTAGAGCTGTAACAAGAGGTGATGGTTTTAAGGGAGATAATGTAACCAATAATGTTAAGACAATACGTTCAATTCCTTTAAAATTAAATGGAGACTATCCTAAACGATTTGATATTAGGGGTGAAATTATCTTACCTTTAGAAGGGTTTACAAAAATGAATGCAGAGCGCGTAGCCAACGGTGAAGAAGCTTATGCTAACCCAAGAAATACAGCTTCTGGAAGTTTAAAATTACAGGATAGTACAGAAGTTTCAAAACGCCCATTAGATTGTTTGCTATACTCAATAATTGGCAAAAACTTAAATTTCAAAACCCAATTTGAAGGTTTAGAAAAGGCAAGAGAATGGGGCTTTAAAGTACCAGAAGTTGCAACACTAGCAAAAAGCACGAAAGAGGTTATGGCGTTTGTTAATTATTGGGACACCCATCGTCACGATTTACCATATGAAACAGATGGTGTTGTAATAAAAGTAAATAATTTACAGCAACAAGAAGAGTTAGGGTATACTGCTAAGGCACCACGTTGGGCAATGGCTTATAAGTTTAAAGCAGAGCAGGTTTCTACAGTATTAGAGAAAATTACGTATCAAGTTGGCCGCACTGGTGCCATTACACCTGTTGCTAACTTAATACCTGTGCAGTTAGCTGGTACAACTGTTAAGAGAGCCTCGTTGCACAATGCAGATCAAATAGAAAAACTGGACATAAGAGAAGAAGACACTGTTTTTGTAGAAAAAGGTGGAGAAATTATTCCTAAAATTATAGGTGTCGATTTTACAAAAAGAGATAAAAACTCTAAACCTACACAATATATTGAGCATTGTCCAGAATGTGAAACGCCGTTAGTGAGAAACGAAGGCGAAGCACAACATTATTGTCCAAATGAAGAACGTTGTCCACCACAAGTTGTAGGGAGAATTCAACATTATATATCACGTAAAGCTTTAGATATAGAAGGGTTGGGAGGAGAAACTGTCGCGTTATTAGCAAATGCAGGTCTTATAAAGAATTATGCAGATTTATATACATTAAAAATTGAAGATGTATTGCCATTAGAACGTATGGCTCAAAAAAGTGCAGAAAATTTAATTAATGGAATTGAAGCTTCAAAACAAATTCCTTTTGAACGTGTATTATTTGGTTTAGGCATAAGACACGTTGGTGAGACTGTAGCAAAAACACTTGTTAAAACGTTTAAAACAATTGAAAACTTAGCAAATGCCAAAGAGGAAGAGCTTGTTGAGGTAGAAGAAATAGGAGGTAAGATAGCAGAAAGTGTTGTAGTCTTTTTTAGTGATGAGTATAAAAAAGAGACCGTACAACGTTTAAAAGAGTATGGTGTTCAATTAGAGATATCTGCAGAACAATTACAAGGACAAACAAATAAGCTTGAAGGCGAAATAATAGTTGTATCTGGTGTATTTAATAAACTAAGTAGAACAGAACTTAAAAAAGCTATTGAAGATAATGGCGGTAAAGTATCCAGTTCAATATCTTCCAAAACTACATACTTGGTTGCAGGAGAAAATATGGGTCCTAGTAAACGCACAAAAGCAGAAGGTTTAAATGTTCCAATTATAACAGAAGATGAGTTTTTAGATAAAATACAATGAGGTTAAAAACGCAACACATTTTTTACGCATTTATAATAAGTGTTCTCTTAACTATGTTATTTGAATATTTAGACGTTTTTGAGTTTCAGGTGTTGTTTAAACCTTTTATAATTTTATGCCTATACTTTTATTATAAACGTTTAGAAACTAAAAAAGCATTGCTTTATGAAGCTGGCCTTCTCTTTGCATTTATAAGTAACATCCTATTTTTAGATAGAAGTATTCCTAGTTTTTTATTCTTTGGTGTTCTGTGTTCTTTAGGGTATCTCACAATATTTATATTTTATATTCTTAAACAAACCCGAAAACGTAATTTCTTAGCCGTATTAGCAACATCAACACCTTTGTTGTGTATTGCTGCATATCAAATCTATTTGTTTAGAGACAACTTAGAAAGTAATTTCTGGTTAGTTATTTTAGGAGGTTTTATAGTATGTATGTATTGTGGTCTTTCATTTTACACATACTTCTTAAGGAGTAGTAGGCAAACAAGTTATTTGCTTATAAGTGGTATTTGTATGTTCTCTACGGCTGTACTTTTTAGTATAGAGGTTTTCTTTTTAAACTCTGATATTCTGAGAGTTCCAGTAATTGGTTCCTATGCATTACTTCAATTCTCATTTATGAAATTTATTCTGGAAGAAGAATCTGAAGAAGACGCTCTGTATTTAGAAGAAAACCTGCAGTAATAAATTGTATTTTTGTCGAGATTTTAAAGAGCTATGGTATTAAATAAAATGAAACGGGCTTCAATAAAACGAAGCATACAAAAACTTACTACAAATAGAGTTTTAGAAAACCATAATTCTAAAATAGAGAAAGTTGTTTGTTTGGTAGATATCGATGTGTTTAGTACAGTTCAAGAACTAGATAAATTTGCAGAATCCTTAGGTGTAAAACCAAAAGATTTTAAGGTTATAGGGTATTCAGCTCAAAAGAAAACCATTAAAACTTATTCTGGGTTGCTTTTTACAAGCACAAAGATTGGCTGGAAAGGTGTGGTTAAAGATTCTGAAATAAAGGATATCATAGAACAACCAACAGATTTGCTTATAAATTACTATAATAAAGACGTTTTAGGCCTTGCATTGCTAAGTGCAAAAAGTTCTGCAAAATTTAAGGTAGGATTAGGTAATGTTAATCCGCAGTTAAATGATTTAATAATAGGCTGTGATATTACAGATATTAATACATTTAAAACCGAAATGGTAAAATATTTAAAAGTACTCAATAAACTATAAATGAAAAGCTTAACAGGAACAGGTGTAGCAATTATCACACCTTTTGATCAAGATAAAAATGTAGATGTAGAAGCACTACAGAATATAGTCGAATTTCAGATTGAAAATAATATAGACTATATCGTAATTTTAGGTACAACCGCAGAGAATGCAACTCTAACCAAATCTGAAAAAGAATTGGTTATCAATACTATTGTAAAGCAAACAAATAAACGTATACCGTTAGTTTTAGGGATTGGCGGCAATAATACCAGTGCAGTTGTAGAAGAATTTAAAACTACAGATGTTTCAGCGTTTGAAGCTATACTTTCTGTATCTCCATATTACAACAAACCAACTCAAGACGGTATATACGAACATTATAAAGCAATTTCTGCAGTTTCAACAAAACCAATTATAGTTTATAATGTGCCAGGAAGAACATCTTCTAATATTTTACCT
This region of Croceibacter atlanticus HTCC2559 genomic DNA includes:
- the ligA gene encoding NAD-dependent DNA ligase LigA — protein: MTVKDQIQQLREELRQHNYNYYVLDKPEISDYDFDQKLKQLQDLETENPEFYDANSPTLRVGGQVTKNFDTTTHDYRMYSLDNSYSKEDLEDWEKRIMKMVDGDVHYTCELKYDGASISLTYEDGELIRAVTRGDGFKGDNVTNNVKTIRSIPLKLNGDYPKRFDIRGEIILPLEGFTKMNAERVANGEEAYANPRNTASGSLKLQDSTEVSKRPLDCLLYSIIGKNLNFKTQFEGLEKAREWGFKVPEVATLAKSTKEVMAFVNYWDTHRHDLPYETDGVVIKVNNLQQQEELGYTAKAPRWAMAYKFKAEQVSTVLEKITYQVGRTGAITPVANLIPVQLAGTTVKRASLHNADQIEKLDIREEDTVFVEKGGEIIPKIIGVDFTKRDKNSKPTQYIEHCPECETPLVRNEGEAQHYCPNEERCPPQVVGRIQHYISRKALDIEGLGGETVALLANAGLIKNYADLYTLKIEDVLPLERMAQKSAENLINGIEASKQIPFERVLFGLGIRHVGETVAKTLVKTFKTIENLANAKEEELVEVEEIGGKIAESVVVFFSDEYKKETVQRLKEYGVQLEISAEQLQGQTNKLEGEIIVVSGVFNKLSRTELKKAIEDNGGKVSSSISSKTTYLVAGENMGPSKRTKAEGLNVPIITEDEFLDKIQ
- a CDS encoding lysoplasmalogenase family protein, with the translated sequence MLFEYLDVFEFQVLFKPFIILCLYFYYKRLETKKALLYEAGLLFAFISNILFLDRSIPSFLFFGVLCSLGYLTIFIFYILKQTRKRNFLAVLATSTPLLCIAAYQIYLFRDNLESNFWLVILGGFIVCMYCGLSFYTYFLRSSRQTSYLLISGICMFSTAVLFSIEVFFLNSDILRVPVIGSYALLQFSFMKFILEEESEEDALYLEENLQ
- a CDS encoding DUF6913 domain-containing protein; protein product: MVLNKMKRASIKRSIQKLTTNRVLENHNSKIEKVVCLVDIDVFSTVQELDKFAESLGVKPKDFKVIGYSAQKKTIKTYSGLLFTSTKIGWKGVVKDSEIKDIIEQPTDLLINYYNKDVLGLALLSAKSSAKFKVGLGNVNPQLNDLIIGCDITDINTFKTEMVKYLKVLNKL
- the dapA gene encoding 4-hydroxy-tetrahydrodipicolinate synthase, with protein sequence MKSLTGTGVAIITPFDQDKNVDVEALQNIVEFQIENNIDYIVILGTTAENATLTKSEKELVINTIVKQTNKRIPLVLGIGGNNTSAVVEEFKTTDVSAFEAILSVSPYYNKPTQDGIYEHYKAISAVSTKPIIVYNVPGRTSSNILPETIARLAKDFSNIVGIKEAKGDIVQAMKMIAETPDNFMVISGDDMITLPMVLAGGSGVISVIAQGLPSEFTKMVNLGLEGNAKEAFKIHHNIAPVIDYIFEEGNPAGIKSVLEYKGYCTPEVRLPLIKASAVLQAKIKDFMTSLS